The Nitrosomonas cryotolerans ATCC 49181 genome includes a window with the following:
- a CDS encoding Re/Si-specific NAD(P)(+) transhydrogenase subunit alpha codes for MHIGIPAEIRAGETRVATTPEIVKKFTAKGTHVVLVQAGAGASASIPDSAYHDAGATIVTDVAALYSQSEIILKVRGPESDELAMMRRDAVLLGLLSPHQVEGIEALAKHGLTAFSMEKLPRISRAQSMDVLSSQANIAGYKAVLMAANIYQRFFPMLMTAAGTVKAARVLVLGAGVAGLQAIATAKRLGAVVEAFDVRPAAKEQVESLGAKFVEVPLSDEEKTTAETAGGYAREMSDDYKRRQGELVHQRAIAADIIITTALIPGRPAPVLIKQETVQSMKPGSVIVDMAVEAGGNCPLSELDKIIVKHGVHLIGIANLPGLVAADSSTLYARNLMNFLNLMLDPETGEFKVNREDEIIAGTLVCIDGEIVNKV; via the coding sequence ATGCATATAGGCATACCCGCAGAGATTCGCGCGGGAGAAACTCGCGTAGCTACTACGCCAGAGATTGTAAAAAAATTTACGGCTAAAGGCACTCATGTTGTTTTAGTACAGGCAGGTGCAGGTGCAAGTGCCAGCATACCGGATTCAGCATATCATGATGCCGGTGCAACTATTGTGACTGATGTGGCGGCCTTGTATAGCCAGTCTGAAATTATACTTAAGGTGCGCGGACCAGAGTCTGACGAATTAGCAATGATGCGGAGAGATGCCGTGTTGCTGGGACTGTTGTCTCCACATCAGGTAGAAGGTATTGAAGCACTGGCAAAACATGGTTTGACTGCTTTTTCCATGGAAAAACTGCCGCGTATTTCTCGAGCTCAGAGTATGGACGTTCTTTCATCTCAGGCCAATATTGCGGGTTATAAAGCAGTGCTAATGGCCGCAAATATTTATCAACGATTCTTTCCCATGTTAATGACAGCTGCTGGCACCGTAAAAGCGGCTCGAGTTCTGGTGCTGGGCGCGGGGGTAGCCGGTCTGCAAGCAATCGCAACAGCGAAAAGATTAGGTGCGGTAGTTGAGGCATTTGATGTACGCCCTGCTGCGAAAGAACAAGTGGAAAGCCTTGGTGCCAAATTTGTTGAAGTACCCTTGAGCGACGAGGAGAAAACGACAGCAGAAACAGCCGGTGGTTATGCCCGTGAAATGTCGGATGATTATAAGCGTCGTCAGGGTGAGTTGGTGCACCAGCGTGCTATAGCGGCAGATATTATTATTACGACTGCATTGATTCCAGGCCGTCCAGCACCCGTTTTAATTAAACAAGAGACGGTTCAGTCTATGAAACCCGGCTCGGTTATCGTGGATATGGCGGTTGAAGCAGGGGGTAATTGTCCCTTATCGGAATTAGACAAGATTATAGTGAAACATGGCGTACATTTAATTGGTATTGCCAATCTTCCTGGACTTGTGGCGGCTGATTCCAGCACATTATATGCACGGAATCTGATGAATTTTCTGAACCTGATGCTTGATCCGGAGACCGGCGAATTCAAGGTTAATCGTGAAGATGAAATTATCGCCGGAACACTGGTTTGTATAGATGGAGAAATTGTCAATAAAGTGTAA
- a CDS encoding F0F1 ATP synthase subunit epsilon, with the protein MGTIFHLDIVSAEESIYSGPAEFIVAPAQMGEVGIYPRHTPMLTRIRSGMVRIKAPLKSEELVYVSGGMLEVQPDVVTILADTAVRSEDLDEAKAIEAKRAAEAAIRDRLSELDYARAQAELIESTAQLAAINKLRKRGH; encoded by the coding sequence ATGGGTACTATATTCCATCTTGATATCGTTAGTGCTGAAGAATCCATCTATTCTGGACCAGCGGAGTTTATAGTGGCACCTGCACAAATGGGCGAGGTAGGTATCTATCCGCGTCATACTCCCATGCTGACAAGGATAAGATCCGGTATGGTACGTATCAAGGCGCCATTGAAGAGTGAGGAGTTGGTCTATGTTTCGGGTGGCATGCTGGAAGTTCAGCCTGATGTCGTAACGATACTGGCCGATACTGCTGTGCGCAGTGAGGATCTTGATGAAGCAAAAGCGATCGAAGCAAAACGTGCGGCTGAGGCGGCAATAAGAGATCGCTTATCTGAATTAGATTATGCGCGAGCCCAGGCAGAGCTGATTGAGTCGACAGCACAATTGGCAGCAATCAATAAACTAAGAAAGCGTGGTCATTGA
- the glmU gene encoding bifunctional UDP-N-acetylglucosamine diphosphorylase/glucosamine-1-phosphate N-acetyltransferase GlmU, with the protein MPKLNIVILAAGGGKRMQSSLPKVLHHLAGKPLLAHVLDAAHALSPSQICIVYGHGGEAVPLAIADEKLLWVKQESQLGTGHALLQALPYLDEEGSTLVLFGDVPLVSVDTLNKLVRVSEERYCALLTAELETPTGYGRIVRVHETNEISAIVEEKDASEAQREICEINTGVMVVPNRFLREWLPKLENNNVQREFYLTDIVAMAVKKNIRVAASRSTHLWEVMGVNNQQQLAALERIYQNEYANKLLADGVTLADPSRIDVRGLLTCGRGVEIDINCIFEGHVQLGDYVKIKAHSILKNVTIETGTIIYPFSLLEETEIGENCRVGPYARIRPGTRLSSQVHIGNFVEIKNSRIADGSKANHLSYIGDAVIGEKVNIGAGTITCNYDGAYKHQTIIEDDVFIGSDTQLIAPVRITKGSTVGAGSTITRDTPQNKLSLSRTKQISIPGWKRPIKTQT; encoded by the coding sequence GTGCCAAAACTTAATATTGTAATATTGGCGGCAGGTGGGGGGAAGCGTATGCAATCCTCTTTACCCAAGGTGCTCCATCATCTAGCGGGTAAACCCTTATTGGCGCATGTGCTGGATGCCGCTCATGCATTATCACCTAGCCAGATATGTATTGTGTATGGTCATGGTGGTGAAGCTGTCCCGCTAGCGATTGCTGATGAAAAGTTGCTTTGGGTAAAACAGGAATCTCAATTAGGTACCGGCCATGCTTTGTTACAGGCTTTACCGTACCTTGATGAAGAAGGGTCAACCCTGGTGCTTTTTGGTGACGTCCCTTTGGTTAGTGTTGATACACTGAATAAATTGGTACGGGTGTCAGAGGAAAGGTATTGTGCGTTATTAACAGCCGAGCTGGAAACACCGACGGGTTATGGCAGAATTGTACGTGTTCATGAGACCAATGAAATTTCTGCCATTGTTGAAGAAAAAGATGCCAGTGAAGCGCAACGAGAAATATGTGAGATCAATACGGGTGTCATGGTTGTACCGAACCGCTTTTTACGGGAATGGTTACCTAAGCTCGAAAATAACAATGTGCAAAGAGAATTCTATCTTACCGATATCGTGGCAATGGCGGTTAAGAAAAATATTCGGGTTGCTGCTTCGCGATCGACGCACTTATGGGAAGTAATGGGTGTGAATAATCAGCAACAATTAGCTGCGCTTGAGCGTATTTATCAAAATGAATACGCTAATAAATTACTTGCTGATGGGGTTACTTTGGCTGATCCTTCACGTATTGATGTTCGCGGTTTGCTTACCTGCGGCCGTGGTGTCGAGATTGACATCAACTGTATTTTTGAAGGGCATGTACAGTTAGGTGATTATGTAAAAATAAAAGCACATAGTATTTTAAAGAATGTAACTATTGAGACCGGAACGATCATTTATCCATTTAGTTTGCTGGAAGAGACAGAAATCGGAGAAAATTGCCGGGTTGGCCCGTATGCACGGATTCGTCCGGGGACCAGGCTTTCCAGCCAGGTTCATATCGGTAATTTTGTTGAAATTAAAAATAGTCGCATTGCTGATGGCAGCAAGGCAAATCATTTAAGCTATATTGGTGATGCGGTCATTGGTGAAAAGGTCAATATAGGCGCTGGCACTATAACTTGCAATTATGACGGTGCTTATAAGCATCAGACGATTATAGAAGATGATGTATTTATTGGTTCTGATACGCAACTGATTGCGCCGGTTAGAATAACGAAAGGTTCCACAGTGGGTGCAGGTTCTACTATTACTCGAGATACCCCGCAGAATAAGCTTTCTTTATCCAGAACCAAGCAGATTAGTATTCCGGGCTGGAAGCGCCCGATAAAGACCCAAACGTAA
- a CDS encoding YebC/PmpR family DNA-binding transcriptional regulator has product MAGHSKWANIKHKKAAQDAKRGKIFTRLIKEITVAARLGGADPDSNPRLRLAMDKAYDQNMPKDNVERAIKRGSGDLEGVNYEEIRYEGYGISGAAVMVDCMTDNRTRTVADVRHAFTKYGGNLGTDGSVGFLFKHCGQLLFAPGTHEDELMEAALEASAEDVIVNEDGSIEVITEPYEFISVKEALEQAGFKAEHAEVTMKPVDEVVYSGEDAIKMQKLLDALENLDDVQEVYTTAVIHE; this is encoded by the coding sequence ATGGCTGGTCATAGTAAATGGGCTAATATTAAGCATAAGAAAGCGGCGCAGGATGCCAAACGCGGTAAGATTTTTACTCGCTTAATTAAGGAAATAACAGTTGCAGCTAGATTGGGTGGTGCAGATCCAGACAGTAATCCCCGTTTACGTTTAGCTATGGATAAGGCATATGATCAGAATATGCCAAAAGATAACGTTGAGCGTGCGATCAAACGTGGTAGCGGCGATCTTGAGGGTGTCAATTACGAAGAAATCCGCTATGAAGGCTACGGGATATCTGGTGCGGCAGTAATGGTTGATTGTATGACCGATAACCGGACGCGTACTGTGGCGGATGTACGCCATGCTTTTACCAAATATGGGGGTAATCTAGGTACTGATGGTTCGGTTGGGTTCTTATTTAAACATTGTGGACAATTGCTTTTTGCGCCTGGGACTCATGAAGATGAACTAATGGAGGCGGCGCTGGAAGCCAGTGCTGAAGATGTTATCGTTAATGAAGATGGCAGTATTGAAGTCATTACTGAACCTTATGAATTTATTTCTGTTAAGGAGGCGCTGGAGCAGGCAGGTTTTAAGGCGGAACATGCGGAAGTAACGATGAAACCTGTTGATGAAGTTGTGTATAGCGGCGAGGATGCGATAAAAATGCAAAAATTACTTGATGCACTGGAAAATCTTGATGATGTGCAAGAGGTTTACACGACGGCTGTTATTCATGAGTAG
- the atpD gene encoding F0F1 ATP synthase subunit beta: MSQGKIVQCIGAVIDVEFSRDAIPKIYDALMMKGSDLVLEVQQQLGDGVVRTIALGSSDGLRRGMMVENTGAQITVPVGPKTLGRIMDVLGRPIDEMGEIGSENSMSIHREAPSFDELSASTELLETGIKVIDLICPFAKGGKVGLFGGAGVGKTVNMMELIRNIAIEHSGFSVFAGVGERTREGNDFYHEMKDSGVLDKVALVYGQMNEPPGNRLRVALTGLTMAEYFRDEGRDVLLFVDNIYRFTLAGTEVSALLGRMPSAVGYQPTLAEEMGRLQERITSTKSGSITSIQAVYVPADDLTDPSPATTFGHLDATVVLSRDIASLGIYPAVDPLDSSSRQLDPQVVGEEHYNTARDVQQTLQRYKELRDIIAILGMDELSPEDKLAVSRARKIQRFLSQPFNVAEVFTGAPGKYVSLKDTIKGFKGIVNGEYDDLPEQAFYMVGSIEEAVEKAKTLQ; the protein is encoded by the coding sequence ATGAGTCAAGGAAAAATTGTTCAGTGTATTGGTGCGGTGATTGACGTCGAATTTTCTCGAGACGCCATACCAAAGATATATGATGCTTTAATGATGAAGGGTTCGGATTTGGTGTTGGAAGTCCAGCAACAGTTGGGTGATGGTGTTGTGCGTACCATCGCGTTGGGTTCTTCAGATGGTTTACGCCGAGGAATGATGGTGGAAAATACCGGCGCGCAGATTACAGTACCGGTCGGCCCAAAAACATTGGGTAGAATCATGGATGTACTGGGTAGGCCCATTGATGAAATGGGTGAAATCGGTTCTGAGAACAGCATGTCCATTCATCGTGAAGCGCCTTCATTTGATGAATTATCCGCTTCTACAGAGCTATTGGAAACAGGTATTAAGGTGATCGATCTAATCTGCCCCTTTGCTAAAGGCGGTAAGGTTGGTTTGTTTGGTGGTGCCGGCGTAGGTAAGACGGTTAATATGATGGAATTAATTCGTAATATTGCCATCGAACATAGTGGTTTTTCCGTATTTGCGGGTGTCGGCGAGCGAACTCGTGAGGGTAATGATTTCTATCACGAAATGAAAGATTCTGGCGTATTGGATAAGGTTGCGCTGGTATATGGTCAAATGAATGAGCCACCCGGAAATCGGTTACGTGTTGCATTAACGGGTTTAACAATGGCAGAATATTTCCGTGATGAAGGTCGTGACGTATTACTTTTTGTTGATAATATTTATCGATTTACATTAGCTGGAACCGAAGTTTCTGCATTATTAGGTCGTATGCCTTCCGCTGTGGGTTATCAACCTACACTGGCTGAAGAGATGGGACGATTACAGGAGCGGATTACTTCAACTAAGTCGGGTTCCATTACATCCATACAGGCTGTATATGTTCCTGCTGACGATTTAACCGACCCTTCTCCCGCAACAACTTTTGGTCATTTGGACGCAACTGTAGTGTTGTCGCGTGATATTGCTTCGCTAGGCATTTATCCGGCGGTTGATCCATTGGATTCAAGTTCACGTCAACTGGATCCACAGGTGGTCGGTGAAGAGCACTATAATACAGCCCGGGATGTTCAGCAAACACTGCAACGCTATAAGGAATTGAGAGATATTATTGCTATTCTTGGTATGGATGAGCTGTCACCTGAAGATAAGTTAGCTGTGAGTCGAGCACGTAAGATTCAACGATTCCTATCACAGCCGTTTAATGTGGCGGAAGTCTTTACCGGTGCACCTGGAAAATATGTATCGCTCAAGGATACAATTAAAGGATTTAAAGGTATTGTCAATGGCGAATATGACGATCTTCCTGAACAGGCTTTTTATATGGTTGGTAGTATAGAAGAAGCGGTTGAGAAAGCCAAAACGTTACAATAA
- the glmS gene encoding glutamine--fructose-6-phosphate transaminase (isomerizing), with the protein MCGIVGAVANGNVVPILLEGLFRLEYRGYDSAGLVVARNGLHRLRTTGRVSELDKLANKLNTQGLAGIAHTRWATHGAPSERNAHPHFSKAVSEIAIVHNGIIENHELMRQRLQAAGFEFVSDTDSEVIAHLVASNFQQTSDLFEAVCLSIAELQGAYAIAVMEEARPDRIIVARNGAPLLLGLGKTGNYAASDVSALLQVTRNIVYLEEGDVAELNNEGYRIVNCLHSKLGEEVERLVHESDLASEAIELGPYAHFMQKEIFEQPGAVANTLEMIFNIHSISPELFGSEAENIFRDTNSILILACGTSYHAGLVARYWLETVAGLPCNVEIASEYRYRNPIADPATLVVGISQSGETADTLASLNYAKSLGHRHSLAICNVAESALIRQADLRFLTRAGPEIGVASTKAFTTQLASLLLLTMTLAKMRHKLSNEYEGKMIAALRHLPAALQLALQVEPQVKAWAERFAQKRHALFLGRGVHYPIAMEGALKLKEISYIHAEAYAAGELKHGPLALVDNEMPIVAIAPNDVLLGKLKSNLQEVQARGGELYVFADADSQIQESEHVHVIRLAEHAGLLSPILHTIPLQLLAYHVALQKGTDVDKPRNLAKAVTVE; encoded by the coding sequence ATGTGTGGAATAGTTGGTGCGGTGGCAAATGGCAATGTTGTGCCAATCTTATTGGAAGGCTTGTTTCGTCTTGAATATAGGGGCTATGATTCCGCTGGTCTTGTGGTAGCCAGGAATGGATTGCACCGATTGCGGACTACCGGGCGCGTATCTGAGCTGGATAAACTTGCAAATAAATTGAATACTCAGGGACTTGCGGGTATTGCACATACGCGTTGGGCAACGCATGGCGCACCTTCTGAACGTAATGCACATCCTCATTTCTCGAAGGCCGTTTCGGAGATAGCTATTGTGCATAATGGCATCATAGAAAATCACGAATTAATGCGTCAGCGTTTACAGGCGGCAGGATTTGAGTTCGTTTCCGATACGGATAGCGAGGTTATCGCCCACCTTGTTGCTTCTAATTTTCAGCAAACAAGTGATTTATTTGAAGCTGTTTGTCTGTCTATCGCTGAGTTGCAAGGTGCCTATGCAATAGCCGTTATGGAGGAAGCACGCCCTGATCGTATTATTGTTGCACGTAATGGCGCCCCTTTGTTGCTAGGGTTAGGTAAAACTGGTAACTATGCTGCTTCTGATGTGTCTGCTTTGCTGCAGGTGACGCGAAATATAGTTTATTTAGAAGAGGGCGATGTTGCTGAGTTAAATAATGAGGGATATCGCATTGTTAACTGTCTGCATAGCAAGTTGGGTGAAGAAGTAGAGCGTCTTGTTCATGAAAGTGATCTGGCTAGTGAAGCGATAGAATTAGGGCCTTACGCCCATTTTATGCAGAAAGAAATTTTCGAGCAGCCCGGTGCGGTGGCTAATACACTCGAAATGATATTTAATATACATTCCATTTCCCCGGAATTGTTTGGTAGTGAAGCCGAAAATATTTTTCGTGATACAAACAGTATTCTGATACTTGCCTGTGGTACCAGTTATCATGCTGGATTAGTTGCCCGGTATTGGTTAGAAACAGTTGCTGGGTTACCTTGTAATGTGGAAATTGCCAGTGAGTATCGTTATCGGAATCCCATTGCAGATCCTGCTACCTTGGTGGTGGGAATCTCTCAGTCGGGTGAGACTGCGGATACACTGGCTTCACTTAACTATGCTAAATCGCTCGGACATCGCCATAGTTTGGCTATTTGTAATGTAGCCGAAAGCGCCTTAATACGCCAAGCTGATTTGCGCTTTCTCACACGTGCCGGACCCGAAATTGGTGTGGCTTCAACCAAAGCATTCACTACCCAACTGGCATCGTTATTGCTGCTGACGATGACGCTGGCAAAGATGCGGCATAAATTATCCAATGAATATGAAGGTAAGATGATTGCGGCCTTGCGCCATCTACCTGCTGCATTGCAGCTGGCTTTGCAAGTAGAGCCCCAGGTTAAAGCCTGGGCGGAGAGATTTGCTCAGAAACGCCATGCCTTATTTCTTGGAAGAGGGGTGCATTATCCTATAGCGATGGAAGGAGCACTCAAGCTTAAGGAAATTTCATATATTCATGCGGAGGCTTATGCTGCAGGTGAGTTAAAACATGGCCCATTAGCCTTAGTGGATAATGAAATGCCGATAGTTGCCATTGCGCCAAATGATGTATTGCTGGGTAAACTAAAGTCAAATTTGCAAGAAGTCCAGGCACGTGGCGGCGAACTTTATGTTTTCGCTGATGCGGATTCTCAAATACAGGAAAGCGAACATGTTCATGTTATCCGGCTTGCAGAGCATGCCGGATTGCTGAGTCCCATTCTCCATACTATCCCATTGCAGTTGTTGGCTTACCATGTTGCTTTACAGAAAGGCACCGATGTTGATAAACCACGCAATTTGGCGAAAGCCGTAACGGTAGAATAA
- a CDS encoding NAD(P) transhydrogenase subunit alpha: protein MIGEIDSVIINLTVFVLAIFVGYHIVWNVTPALHTPLMSVTNAISGIILVGAMLAAGPMETDWGVWLGAIAVTLASINVFGGFLVSQRMLEMFKKKDKKGSV, encoded by the coding sequence ATGATTGGTGAAATTGATTCGGTCATTATCAATCTTACGGTATTTGTGTTGGCAATTTTTGTTGGCTACCACATAGTCTGGAATGTTACCCCAGCCTTGCATACGCCTTTGATGTCAGTGACTAACGCGATTTCCGGCATTATATTAGTTGGTGCTATGTTAGCGGCCGGACCGATGGAGACTGATTGGGGCGTCTGGCTAGGTGCTATTGCTGTAACGCTGGCTTCAATTAATGTATTCGGCGGTTTTCTAGTGAGTCAACGGATGCTGGAAATGTTTAAGAAAAAAGATAAAAAAGGAAGCGTGTAA